A genomic window from Shewanella vesiculosa includes:
- a CDS encoding PstS family phosphate ABC transporter substrate-binding protein, with translation MKLKKLVGAITLTAAGVFSAASMAAIDPTLPSYEKTSGVSGNLSSVGSDTLANMMTLWAEEFKHIYPNVNIQIQAAGSSTAPPALTEGTSQFGPMSRKMKPNEVEAFEKHFGYKPTAVRVAIDALAVFVHKDNPITGLSIEQIDAIFSSTHKCGGKEINRWGDAGLDGNWAAKDVQLYGRNSVSGTYGYFKEKALCKGDFRANVNEQPGSASVVQSVSQSLNAIGYSGIGYKTAGVKAVAISKKGDKFIEASAANAADGTYPLSRYLYVYVNKHPNKDLSPMDREFLRFVLSKQGQQIVEKDGYVPLPTSVISKDLEKVGITL, from the coding sequence ATGAAACTGAAAAAACTTGTCGGCGCAATTACTCTTACAGCCGCTGGCGTATTCTCAGCAGCATCTATGGCTGCTATAGATCCAACTTTACCATCATATGAAAAAACAAGTGGTGTTTCTGGTAACTTGTCTTCTGTTGGCTCTGATACATTAGCAAACATGATGACGTTATGGGCTGAAGAGTTTAAACACATCTATCCAAACGTTAATATCCAAATCCAAGCAGCCGGTTCTTCAACTGCGCCACCAGCATTAACTGAAGGTACTTCTCAATTCGGTCCTATGAGCCGCAAAATGAAGCCTAACGAAGTTGAAGCATTTGAAAAGCATTTCGGTTATAAGCCAACAGCGGTTCGTGTTGCTATCGATGCTTTAGCTGTATTCGTACACAAAGATAACCCAATTACAGGTTTAAGCATTGAACAAATTGATGCTATCTTCTCTTCTACACACAAGTGTGGCGGTAAAGAAATCAACCGTTGGGGCGATGCTGGTTTAGACGGCAACTGGGCAGCTAAAGACGTTCAGCTTTACGGTCGTAACTCAGTATCTGGTACTTACGGTTACTTTAAAGAAAAAGCATTATGTAAAGGTGACTTCCGTGCAAACGTGAACGAGCAACCAGGTTCTGCTTCTGTAGTTCAGTCTGTTTCTCAGTCACTTAATGCCATTGGTTACTCTGGTATTGGTTATAAAACAGCGGGCGTAAAAGCGGTAGCTATCTCTAAGAAAGGTGATAAGTTTATCGAAGCATCAGCAGCCAACGCAGCAGATGGTACTTACCCACTATCACGTTACTTATATGTTTACGTGAACAAGCATCCTAATAAAGACCTATCGCCAATGGATCGTGAATTCTTACGCTTCGTATTGTCTAAGCAAGGTCAGCAAATTGTTGAGAAAGATGGTTATGTTCCATTACCAACATCTGTGATTTCAAAAGATTTAGAGAAAGTCGGTATTACGCTTTAG
- the phoB gene encoding phosphate regulon transcriptional regulator PhoB — MTARILIVEDESAIREMLTFVMDQHGFTTAAAEDFDSAIELLKEPYPDLILLDWMFPGGSGIQLAKRLKQDEFTRQIPIIMLTARGEEEDKVKGLEVGADDYITKPFSPKELVARIKAVLRRSAPTRLEETIDVQGLQLDPVSHRVTVGDAVLDMGPTEFRLLHFFMTHPERVYSREQLLDNVWGTNVYVEDRTVDVHIRRLRKAVEEGGHDKLIQTVRGAGYRFSTRM, encoded by the coding sequence ATGACAGCTAGGATTTTAATAGTAGAAGATGAATCAGCAATCCGTGAGATGCTGACATTTGTGATGGATCAACATGGTTTTACGACAGCTGCTGCTGAAGATTTTGATTCGGCGATTGAGTTGCTTAAAGAGCCATACCCAGATTTAATCTTATTAGATTGGATGTTCCCTGGTGGCAGTGGCATTCAATTAGCTAAACGTTTAAAGCAAGATGAATTTACTCGTCAGATCCCAATTATTATGCTGACAGCACGTGGAGAAGAGGAAGATAAAGTCAAAGGCCTTGAAGTCGGCGCTGATGACTATATAACTAAACCTTTTTCACCTAAAGAACTCGTCGCCCGCATTAAAGCCGTTTTGCGAAGAAGTGCACCAACTCGGTTAGAAGAGACTATTGATGTGCAAGGACTGCAACTTGATCCTGTCAGTCATAGGGTGACTGTCGGTGATGCTGTGCTCGATATGGGGCCGACTGAGTTTCGTTTATTGCATTTCTTTATGACCCATCCAGAGCGAGTTTACAGCCGAGAGCAGTTACTCGATAACGTGTGGGGCACCAACGTGTATGTTGAAGATCGCACTGTCGATGTTCACATCAGACGCTTACGAAAAGCGGTCGAAGAGGGTGGACACGATAAATTGATCCAAACTGTTCGCGGTGCAGGTTACCGATTTTCAACCAGAATGTAA
- the phoR gene encoding phosphate regulon sensor histidine kinase PhoR has protein sequence MFISYSGYRLFFRLAMLLVLFMLVGALFDHVVGVMLTGTIVLLVWHYRQIARLNFWLWKDKKLTPPQGRGSWEGVFNGLYRLQGKNRRRVGQLATLLGRFRQGAEALPDAAVVLDAEHNILWCNKLAQLILGFVWPQDNGQRIDNLIRHPDFSVYLKDAQYNEPLEIPSPVSDKRLLEIRVMSYGDRQLLLIARDVTRIHQLEGMRKDFVANVSHELKTPLTVLQGYLEIMQSMEDANSPNQKPLSLMQQQTTRMQSMVEQLLALSRIEDAVDLDLSKIVNMTLMMDILKEEAKALAGTEYTLVFNCEAGLNTHGNELQLRSACSNLISNAIRYTSPGGTIAVSWRSVATGALFSVKDSGVGIAPQHINRLTERFYRVDNARSSKTGGTGLGLAIAKHALNHHHTELNVTSEYGKGSIFSFIIPSHLLVRQ, from the coding sequence ATGTTTATCTCGTATTCTGGATATCGCTTATTTTTTCGCTTAGCGATGTTGCTTGTTCTATTTATGCTGGTCGGGGCTTTATTTGACCATGTTGTCGGCGTTATGCTTACGGGGACAATTGTATTGCTCGTGTGGCACTATCGCCAAATCGCTCGGTTAAATTTCTGGCTATGGAAAGATAAAAAGCTTACACCTCCTCAAGGTAGAGGAAGTTGGGAAGGGGTGTTTAATGGTCTTTATCGTTTACAAGGAAAAAATCGTCGTCGTGTAGGTCAACTTGCTACCTTATTGGGCCGCTTTCGCCAAGGAGCAGAAGCATTACCTGATGCTGCCGTTGTTCTGGATGCCGAGCACAATATTTTATGGTGCAACAAATTGGCTCAGCTAATCTTAGGATTTGTTTGGCCTCAAGATAATGGCCAGAGAATAGATAACCTTATCCGCCATCCTGATTTTTCAGTTTATTTAAAAGATGCCCAATATAACGAACCATTAGAAATTCCGTCTCCTGTCTCAGATAAACGTTTACTTGAAATTCGAGTCATGAGCTATGGAGATCGTCAATTGCTGCTAATCGCTCGAGACGTTACCCGAATACATCAATTAGAAGGCATGCGTAAAGATTTTGTGGCTAACGTGTCCCATGAATTGAAAACGCCATTAACGGTATTGCAGGGTTATTTAGAAATCATGCAAAGCATGGAAGATGCAAATTCACCTAACCAAAAACCATTATCATTAATGCAACAACAAACGACTCGAATGCAGTCGATGGTTGAGCAGTTGTTGGCATTGTCACGTATTGAAGATGCTGTCGATCTCGATTTATCGAAAATCGTCAATATGACGTTGATGATGGATATTCTTAAAGAAGAAGCTAAAGCTCTTGCTGGTACCGAATATACCTTAGTGTTTAATTGTGAAGCGGGGTTGAATACTCATGGTAATGAGTTGCAATTACGCAGTGCTTGCTCAAATTTAATTTCAAATGCAATTCGCTACACCTCTCCTGGGGGGACGATTGCGGTATCGTGGCGAAGTGTGGCAACTGGCGCACTTTTTTCGGTTAAAGATTCCGGTGTTGGCATCGCGCCGCAACATATTAATCGCTTAACTGAACGCTTTTATCGAGTCGATAATGCTCGCTCGAGTAAAACCGGTGGCACAGGCTTGGGGTTAGCTATTGCAAAGCACGCTTTAAACCATCATCACACCGAGCTTAACGTTACCAGCGAGTATGGCAAAGGCAGTATCTTCAGTTTTATCATTCCATCTCATTTGTTAGTGCGACAATAG
- the rdgC gene encoding recombination-associated protein RdgC gives MWFKNLTLYRFNKPFTTDTETLENALADFTFSPCSSQDISKFGFSNALGKKGQALVHSAENRHLICVTKEEKILPGQVIKEALDEKVAEIEDQENRKVTKKEKDTIKDEITMTLLPRAFSRRSQTHALIMPELEMILVDSSSATKAEELLALLRKALGSLPVIPLSYATPIESTLTQWLQAGEAPAPFEMQDEAELKSDSDEGGIVRFKQQVLQEDEVLAHIATGKQVHKLALHFGQSIAFLMQSDATIKRLKFSEEFRAGNDEVGTEDPLARLDADFALMGSELVAFINAVNQAFGPLEQSV, from the coding sequence ATGTGGTTTAAAAATCTCACCTTGTACCGTTTCAACAAACCGTTTACGACAGATACCGAAACATTAGAGAATGCCTTAGCTGACTTCACTTTTTCTCCTTGTTCGAGCCAAGACATCAGCAAGTTTGGTTTTTCAAATGCTTTAGGTAAAAAAGGCCAAGCATTAGTGCACAGTGCTGAAAACCGTCATTTAATTTGTGTCACTAAAGAAGAAAAAATTCTCCCAGGCCAAGTGATTAAAGAAGCCTTAGATGAAAAAGTGGCGGAGATTGAAGATCAAGAGAACCGTAAAGTCACTAAAAAAGAAAAAGACACCATTAAAGATGAAATCACCATGACGTTGTTGCCTCGGGCATTTTCTCGTCGTAGCCAGACACACGCACTTATCATGCCTGAACTGGAAATGATTTTAGTCGATAGCTCTAGTGCGACTAAAGCGGAAGAGTTATTAGCATTACTGCGTAAAGCCTTAGGCAGCTTACCTGTGATCCCGTTAAGCTATGCAACTCCAATCGAGTCAACGTTAACCCAGTGGTTACAAGCAGGTGAAGCTCCTGCACCATTTGAGATGCAAGATGAAGCCGAACTTAAGTCTGACTCTGATGAAGGCGGTATCGTACGCTTTAAGCAACAAGTGCTCCAAGAAGATGAAGTGCTCGCTCATATTGCAACAGGCAAGCAAGTACACAAACTAGCCTTACATTTTGGCCAGTCGATTGCCTTTTTAATGCAATCTGATGCCACGATTAAACGTCTTAAGTTTTCTGAAGAATTTAGAGCAGGTAATGATGAAGTCGGTACAGAAGACCCATTAGCCCGTTTAGATGCAGATTTTGCCTTAATGGGCAGTGAATTAGTCGCGTTTATTAATGCGGTTAATCAAGCTTTTGGTCCACTAGAGCAAAGCGTGTAA
- a CDS encoding glutathione S-transferase family protein: protein MKLYGSYTSPFVRHCRIALLESTLDYQFIETDHATSATLSPTKRVPFLQDGELTLTDSSAILRYIRSKSDKPFLESTVELDQYCMINTALDSTINLFFLSRDGVDIERFDYTIRQAQRIESTLVQLETFELPLHGPFNDVQLRLACYLSWAIFRQRIHIANYPKLKLFLAAVEKEPFFIETAPQT from the coding sequence ATGAAACTATACGGAAGTTATACGTCACCTTTTGTTCGCCATTGTAGAATTGCACTACTTGAGTCAACGCTCGATTACCAATTTATTGAAACCGATCACGCCACCAGCGCGACGTTATCGCCGACTAAACGGGTGCCTTTTTTACAAGATGGTGAGTTAACGCTAACCGATTCTAGTGCCATATTGCGATATATCCGCAGCAAGTCGGACAAGCCGTTCCTTGAAAGCACTGTCGAGCTTGATCAATATTGTATGATCAATACAGCACTGGACAGCACAATCAATTTATTCTTCTTGTCTCGTGATGGGGTCGATATTGAGCGCTTTGATTACACCATCAGACAGGCGCAGCGAATTGAGTCGACATTAGTGCAGCTTGAAACATTTGAATTGCCTTTGCATGGCCCTTTTAATGATGTACAGCTAAGACTGGCCTGTTACCTCAGTTGGGCGATATTCCGCCAACGTATACATATCGCTAACTACCCTAAGCTAAAACTGTTTTTAGCGGCAGTTGAAAAAGAGCCGTTTTTTATTGAAACCGCCCCGCAGACATAA
- a CDS encoding porin, with product MMNVFCKTLLASAIAASVASSAYAADPLQVYGKLNVTAQSNDVADVTETTIQSNASRFGVTGAFELSKSLEAFYTIEYEVNTGDANKENFLARNQFVGLKGNFGAVSVGRNDTILKVSQGKIDQFNDLSGDMKTMFKGENRMAQTATYYTPVFGDFQAGVTYVASGDADQVVGSNVEGEDGVSMALMYGDAGLKSTPIYAAIAYDSKVKGYDTARATVQGKVAGLVIGGMYQQQEKLDSGIKDNGYLLSSAYDINDVTLKAQYLDMENKGNSWSVGADYKLGKPTKLFAFYTANSFDSNDQDDSYVGVGIEHKF from the coding sequence ATGATGAACGTTTTTTGCAAAACACTATTAGCCTCTGCAATCGCAGCCTCAGTAGCTTCAAGTGCATACGCCGCAGATCCTCTTCAAGTTTACGGTAAGTTAAACGTAACAGCACAATCAAATGATGTTGCTGATGTCACTGAAACGACAATTCAAAGTAATGCATCACGTTTTGGTGTAACCGGTGCGTTTGAGTTAAGCAAATCATTAGAAGCTTTCTATACCATCGAATATGAAGTCAACACAGGTGATGCAAACAAAGAAAACTTTTTAGCACGTAACCAATTTGTTGGTTTAAAAGGTAACTTCGGTGCTGTATCTGTTGGTCGTAACGACACAATCCTTAAAGTATCTCAAGGTAAAATTGATCAATTCAACGACCTTTCTGGCGATATGAAAACCATGTTTAAAGGTGAAAACCGCATGGCTCAAACCGCAACTTACTACACGCCAGTATTTGGTGATTTCCAAGCGGGTGTGACTTATGTTGCCTCTGGTGATGCAGATCAAGTTGTTGGTAGTAACGTAGAAGGTGAAGATGGCGTGAGTATGGCGCTAATGTACGGTGATGCTGGATTAAAAAGCACACCAATCTACGCTGCAATTGCTTACGATTCAAAAGTAAAAGGTTATGACACTGCACGTGCTACTGTTCAAGGTAAAGTGGCCGGTTTAGTGATTGGTGGTATGTATCAGCAGCAAGAAAAACTAGACAGCGGTATTAAAGACAATGGCTACTTATTAAGCTCAGCATATGACATCAATGATGTTACTTTGAAAGCACAGTACTTAGACATGGAAAATAAAGGTAATTCATGGTCTGTTGGCGCTGACTACAAGTTAGGTAAGCCAACCAAGTTATTTGCTTTTTACACTGCAAACTCATTTGATTCAAACGATCAAGATGACAGCTACGTTGGTGTAGGTATCGAACATAAGTTCTAA
- a CDS encoding M61 family metallopeptidase yields MKPTSLAILASSAIFLMTWAMPALADVDYHIDINQPAHHLAQVSVSFPQTDSQVLTVNLPVWRTGRYQVLPIADGVRLFNATDSKGQSLPWKRTASGEWQVTLTQPTSVKVTYQLHANELGDRLRHIDSSHAFLDASGVFMYSPAFRQQPITVNMQVPKGWKSYSGMERDGKSHSFKAANYDVLVDSPIETGISQHFSFDADNRQYEVVFWGEGNYDTTQIIADLGKISAQASAIWNGYPFKRYVYMVHATSGARGATEHLNSTVIQLPRFNFREREDYLRFISTASHEFIHTWNVKSYRPQGLVPYDYQSENMTDLLWVAEGSTSYFQNQLLLRAGVMTAKEFFDDLSLRIVLNQHNPGRETQSVAEASLGQWSSTWGDYAVNHSVNIYSEGYLASLALDFSVLTDSKLAHSYRDVHKALYENFKIPMGYTVADVQNILTTLTGKDYQPWWQKFVNQPVSLEFNDLLAQAGLVTTYGDKPKIQVDTGMGLSGLYADLVLATVAKNSPAWKAGLTAGDELVAVNGLKVTADGFAKRFNDFSPGDTVKVTVFSNDQLKNVNLVLAEQPKDKLAITAVDNVTAEQKAFFKAWLGIDWPFDTEGKWINADGE; encoded by the coding sequence GTGAAACCTACTTCTCTTGCAATTTTAGCTAGCAGTGCCATTTTTTTGATGACTTGGGCCATGCCAGCCCTTGCTGATGTTGATTACCATATTGATATTAATCAACCCGCACACCATTTAGCTCAGGTGAGTGTGTCATTTCCTCAAACTGATTCGCAGGTGCTAACGGTTAATTTACCAGTATGGCGAACCGGCCGTTATCAAGTATTGCCTATTGCTGATGGGGTTAGATTGTTTAATGCGACCGACAGCAAGGGTCAGTCGCTACCTTGGAAACGCACTGCCAGTGGTGAATGGCAAGTAACCTTAACTCAACCTACATCGGTTAAGGTGACATATCAGTTGCATGCTAATGAGCTTGGTGACCGATTACGTCACATTGATAGTAGCCATGCTTTCTTAGATGCCAGTGGTGTGTTTATGTATAGCCCTGCGTTTCGCCAGCAACCTATTACGGTCAATATGCAAGTGCCAAAAGGCTGGAAAAGTTATTCTGGAATGGAGAGAGACGGCAAGTCACATTCATTTAAAGCAGCTAATTATGATGTCTTAGTTGACTCACCGATTGAGACGGGAATAAGCCAGCACTTTAGTTTCGATGCCGATAATCGCCAATATGAGGTGGTTTTTTGGGGGGAGGGGAACTACGACACCACGCAAATTATTGCTGATTTAGGTAAAATAAGCGCTCAAGCGTCAGCTATTTGGAACGGTTACCCGTTTAAACGTTATGTGTATATGGTGCATGCCACTAGCGGTGCACGCGGAGCCACAGAACACCTGAACTCAACAGTTATTCAATTACCGCGATTTAACTTTCGTGAGCGTGAAGATTATTTACGCTTTATTAGTACCGCATCGCATGAGTTTATTCATACTTGGAATGTAAAATCGTATCGTCCTCAAGGATTGGTGCCTTACGATTATCAGTCAGAGAATATGACGGATTTATTGTGGGTCGCAGAAGGTTCAACCAGCTATTTTCAAAATCAGTTGTTGTTACGTGCTGGGGTGATGACGGCAAAAGAATTCTTTGATGATTTGAGCTTACGGATAGTACTTAATCAGCATAATCCTGGGCGTGAAACCCAATCGGTTGCAGAAGCCAGTTTAGGTCAATGGAGTAGCACTTGGGGCGATTATGCGGTTAACCACAGTGTGAATATTTATTCTGAGGGATATTTAGCTTCACTGGCATTAGATTTCAGTGTGTTAACTGACAGTAAGCTAGCGCATTCTTATCGTGATGTGCACAAGGCGTTATATGAAAACTTTAAAATTCCAATGGGCTACACAGTGGCAGATGTGCAAAACATATTAACTACTCTCACCGGCAAAGATTATCAACCTTGGTGGCAGAAATTTGTGAATCAGCCAGTTAGTTTAGAGTTTAATGATCTATTAGCTCAAGCCGGTTTGGTAACCACTTATGGTGATAAGCCCAAAATACAAGTTGATACAGGCATGGGCTTATCCGGCTTATATGCAGATTTAGTATTAGCAACTGTGGCTAAAAATAGTCCAGCTTGGAAAGCCGGTTTAACGGCTGGTGATGAGTTAGTGGCGGTCAATGGTTTAAAAGTCACCGCAGACGGTTTTGCTAAACGCTTTAACGATTTTAGCCCTGGTGACACTGTCAAGGTGACGGTATTTAGTAATGATCAACTAAAAAATGTGAACTTAGTGTTGGCAGAACAACCGAAAGATAAGTTAGCGATTACTGCGGTTGATAATGTGACTGCTGAGCAAAAAGCTTTCTTTAAAGCATGGTTAGGTATTGATTGGCCTTTTGATACCGAAGGTAAATGGATTAACGCTGACGGCGAATAA